The following are encoded together in the Blattabacterium cuenoti BPAA genome:
- a CDS encoding peptidylprolyl isomerase, protein MDNLNRKFFFIILFLFCVFHNCFSYSSGLEKLSGISVVIGNDIILDSEIRNRNEEKSFCDTDFLNNLLIQKLMLSYAKKDKSIKISDQELKLRIQEFLLEMKKKYINQEEFLMQFQNKEFLKNLTEEIKNQKYIEKFYDKITDDVEVSPREVINFLTQKQNQIPSIPKKICISYIIFYPKLSKISKQKIIDFLNQIKKEIHSDTDFSTKAILFSEDNSSALKGGLVQGMKIHNLSQEFVDLVLSLKEGEISKPFETDLGFHIIKLEKKRKDEIDFRHILVKPKFSKKELYKTKLFSEFFRKRMIHQKINLDNKVQSLLNQNKVVDVIIQNPIWMEEPQLSKSTKKAFFFLKKGEITNPNKEIINGKEAFVIIKLLDEIPSKPLSFEENYNLLKNFVKNIKKQEKIKNWAKEILKNTYYVKINC, encoded by the coding sequence ATGGATAATTTAAATAGGAAATTTTTTTTTATTATACTTTTTTTATTCTGTGTTTTTCACAACTGTTTTTCATATTCTTCCGGTTTAGAAAAACTAAGTGGGATTTCTGTAGTGATAGGAAATGATATCATTTTAGATTCTGAGATTAGAAATCGTAATGAAGAAAAATCGTTTTGCGACACTGATTTTTTAAATAATCTTCTCATTCAAAAATTAATGCTTTCTTATGCAAAGAAAGATAAAAGTATAAAAATCAGTGATCAAGAATTAAAATTGAGAATTCAAGAATTTCTATTAGAAATGAAAAAAAAATATATAAACCAGGAAGAATTTTTAATGCAATTTCAAAATAAAGAATTCTTGAAAAACTTGACGGAAGAAATTAAAAACCAAAAATATATAGAAAAATTCTACGATAAGATAACGGATGATGTGGAAGTTTCTCCAAGAGAAGTCATAAATTTTTTGACTCAAAAACAGAATCAGATCCCTTCTATTCCAAAGAAGATATGTATTTCTTATATTATATTCTATCCTAAATTAAGCAAGATCAGCAAACAAAAAATAATTGATTTTTTAAATCAAATCAAAAAAGAAATCCATTCTGATACTGATTTTTCCACTAAAGCTATTTTATTTTCTGAAGATAATTCTTCAGCATTGAAAGGGGGGCTTGTTCAGGGTATGAAAATCCATAATCTTTCACAGGAATTTGTAGATTTAGTTCTTTCTTTAAAAGAAGGAGAAATATCTAAACCGTTTGAAACAGATTTAGGGTTTCATATTATCAAATTGGAAAAAAAAAGAAAAGATGAGATTGATTTTAGACATATTTTAGTCAAACCTAAATTTTCAAAAAAAGAATTATACAAAACAAAACTATTTTCAGAATTCTTTAGAAAACGGATGATTCATCAAAAAATTAATTTAGATAATAAAGTCCAAAGTTTACTAAATCAAAATAAAGTTGTTGATGTAATAATACAAAATCCAATTTGGATGGAGGAACCCCAACTTTCTAAAAGTACGAAAAAAGCATTCTTTTTTTTAAAAAAAGGAGAAATCACTAATCCTAATAAGGAAATTATAAATGGAAAAGAGGCCTTTGTTATCATAAAATTATTGGATGAAATACCATCTAAACCCCTTTCCTTTGAAGAAAATTACAATCTTTTAAAAAATTTTGTAAAAAATATCAAAAAACAAGAAAAAATAAAAAATTGGGCAAAGGAAATTTTAAAAAATACTTATTACGTAAAAATTAATTGTTAG
- the lptB gene encoding LPS export ABC transporter ATP-binding protein, producing MTLKASNIYKKYRNKYVVNNVSIQLNKGEIVGLIGPNGAGKTTSFYMIVGLIKPDRGKIVLLNQDITFYPMHHRTKIGIGYLAQEPSIFRKLSVEDNILCILEMQNISNQEKKRITEKLIKELGLQKIRNHRGDLISGGERRRTEIARCLAINPKFILLDEPFSGIDPITIEELQKIIFFLKKKNIGILITDHNIQEIVNIADRIYLMFNGEIMKCGSTIEILQDPLIRKIYLGNRIINLKKNES from the coding sequence ATGACTTTGAAAGCTAGTAATATATACAAAAAATATAGAAATAAATATGTTGTAAACAATGTATCAATTCAATTGAATAAAGGAGAAATAGTTGGATTAATAGGTCCTAATGGTGCAGGAAAAACAACTTCCTTTTATATGATTGTAGGATTAATTAAACCTGATAGAGGAAAAATAGTCCTTCTTAATCAAGATATTACATTTTATCCAATGCATCATCGCACTAAAATAGGAATTGGATATCTAGCTCAAGAACCATCTATATTTAGAAAATTATCTGTAGAAGATAACATTTTGTGCATATTAGAAATGCAAAATATATCGAATCAAGAAAAAAAAAGAATAACAGAAAAACTGATTAAAGAATTAGGATTGCAAAAAATCCGGAATCATCGGGGAGATCTGATTTCTGGAGGAGAACGAAGAAGAACCGAAATCGCTAGGTGTTTAGCTATAAATCCTAAATTTATTCTTTTAGATGAACCGTTTTCTGGAATTGATCCAATTACTATAGAAGAATTACAGAAAATAATTTTTTTTCTAAAAAAAAAAAATATAGGTATATTAATTACAGATCATAATATACAAGAAATTGTTAACATAGCAGATCGTATTTATTTAATGTTTAATGGAGAAATCATGAAATGTGGATCTACTATAGAAATTCTGCAAGATCCTTTAATAAGAAAAATTTATTTAGGAAATAGAATCATAAATTTAAAAAAAAATGAATCATAG
- a CDS encoding thiamine diphosphokinase — translation MNHRFDGPEVGLFLNGEKPPFLEGKFPFYEKIFAVDGAFYYLNELGISVDYIIGDFDSILKKDIPLTTPLLKIDDQRYTDFDKALNVIYNFGFININVWGASGMEQDHFLGNLSTALKYKKKLSIIFHDQYHFYFFSDKRTSFHQKKNKKVSLFPFPIVEGLSTYGLKYSIKKGLLKIGKTIGIRNETYQQKIEINYKKGELLIFIEK, via the coding sequence ATGAATCATAGATTTGATGGTCCGGAAGTAGGATTATTTTTAAATGGAGAAAAACCTCCTTTTTTAGAAGGAAAATTTCCTTTTTATGAAAAAATATTTGCCGTAGATGGAGCATTTTATTATCTAAATGAACTCGGAATTTCAGTTGATTATATTATTGGTGATTTTGATTCTATTTTAAAAAAGGATATACCTTTAACAACTCCTTTATTAAAAATTGATGATCAAAGATATACTGATTTTGATAAAGCTTTGAATGTTATTTATAATTTTGGATTTATAAACATAAATGTTTGGGGCGCAAGTGGAATGGAACAAGACCACTTTTTAGGAAATTTATCTACAGCTCTAAAATATAAAAAAAAATTATCTATTATATTTCATGATCAATATCATTTTTATTTTTTTTCTGATAAAAGAACTTCTTTTCATCAGAAAAAAAATAAAAAAGTGTCTTTATTTCCATTTCCTATAGTAGAAGGATTATCCACTTATGGACTAAAATATTCTATAAAAAAAGGATTATTAAAAATAGGAAAAACAATAGGAATCAGAAACGAAACTTATCAACAAAAAATAGAAATAAATTACAAAAAAGGAGAATTATTAATATTTATAGAAAAATAA
- the mdh gene encoding malate dehydrogenase yields the protein MKVTIIGAGNVGASCASLLAQRNLVRKIVLLDIREKLSEGKSLDISQMLSMIESNTKVIGITKDYFQSKNSEIIIITCGIPRKPGMSREDLVKTNAEIIRTVTKKSILFSPKSKFIIVSNPLDVMSYVSYMTAKVDSSRIIGMAGILDSARYRFFLSKKLNISPIDIQSLLLGGHGDTMVPLYRYTSVSGIPIKEFLSEEENDEIIEKTKKGGEQIVNLLGTSAWMAPSASVVKIVETILKDSKRIFPCSVFLKGQYGLKDIYLGVPVVLGKSGVEKIVELKLNQKEKNLLKKSANHVKMMINKLKKFDTSY from the coding sequence ATGAAAGTAACTATTATTGGAGCAGGAAATGTAGGGGCTTCTTGTGCTAGTTTACTAGCTCAAAGAAATCTTGTCCGAAAAATTGTTTTGTTAGACATTAGAGAAAAACTTTCAGAAGGAAAGAGTTTGGACATATCTCAAATGCTTTCTATGATAGAATCAAATACTAAAGTGATTGGAATAACCAAAGACTATTTTCAATCAAAAAATTCTGAAATCATTATTATTACTTGTGGAATTCCTAGAAAACCTGGAATGAGTAGAGAGGATCTTGTTAAGACTAATGCAGAAATCATTCGTACTGTAACTAAAAAATCTATTCTTTTTTCTCCAAAATCTAAATTTATTATTGTATCTAATCCATTGGATGTGATGTCATATGTAAGTTATATGACAGCAAAGGTAGATTCTTCTCGTATAATTGGTATGGCTGGCATATTAGATTCTGCCAGATATCGTTTTTTTTTATCTAAAAAACTCAATATATCTCCTATTGATATACAATCTTTATTATTAGGAGGACATGGTGATACAATGGTTCCTTTATACAGATATACATCTGTATCAGGAATTCCTATCAAAGAATTTTTATCAGAAGAAGAAAATGACGAAATTATTGAAAAAACTAAGAAAGGAGGAGAACAAATTGTAAATTTATTAGGAACATCGGCTTGGATGGCTCCTAGTGCATCTGTTGTAAAAATAGTGGAAACGATTTTAAAAGATTCTAAACGGATTTTTCCATGCTCTGTTTTTTTAAAAGGACAATATGGTTTGAAAGATATATATTTAGGAGTTCCAGTTGTTTTAGGGAAATCTGGAGTAGAAAAAATCGTAGAACTGAAATTGAATCAAAAAGAAAAAAATCTTTTGAAAAAATCTGCCAATCATGTAAAAATGATGATCAATAAACTTAAAAAGTTTGATACATCATATTAA
- the gcvP gene encoding aminomethyl-transferring glycine dehydrogenase, giving the protein MKEDDVRKKNFYHRHIGPSCNEINNMLKELQYSSIKNFVNQTIPKQIRLKKKLNLPNSISEYRYLNHIYRISKKNKTYRSYIGLGYKNTITPSVIQRNILENPSWYTPYTPYQSEISQGRLEALINFQTMISDLTGMKISNASMLDESTAAADAMFMIYHEKIKKNQIDNDYHFFISDEILPQTFAVLKTRCFGLGIHIINDSHKNLKRKYNNKKIFGLIISYPSSLGEIYDYTETVQYAKCHNISIIVSTDLLSLSLLKPPGEWGADVVIGSSQSFGIPMGYGGPHAAFFSTHEQYKRFLPGRIIGISVDRKNKKAFRMALQTREQHIKREKATSNICTSQVLPAVMASMYALYHGKKGLIEIAKCIHEYTKKLEFLLINNINHLLQVNTFYFDTLRIKTDLISKIKTVSERKKTNFRYVNKNHLTITLDETTCQEDINHILSIFYEAYNQDKKTHKKIKYHTSIHDQYRFPSFLERTSNFLEHKVFHNFHSENELIRYIKRLEKKDISLIHSMIPLGSCTMKLNASSELFSLSQHEWKNVHPFVPEKQAMGYHFVIRKLKKYLKEITGFSGVSLQPNSGAQGEYAGLMVIKHYHHSLQEHQRNIALIPSSSHGTNPASANMAGMKVILIDTTSNGSIDKNDLLKKVKENKDLLSVLMITYPSTYGIYEKNIQEIINIIHENGGQVYMDGANMNAQVGLIKPAYLGVDVCHLNLHKTFAIPHGGGGPGMGPICVASHLKPFLPNHPFPKRNKKNEKILTISSSPYGSSLILTISYAYIRLLGPDGLRKCTEISVLNANYIKEKLMKFYNILYVGENNTVAHEFIIDCRIFNRPTNIGVIDIAKRMMDYGYHAPTISFPVEGCMMIEPTESESKEELDRFIETLISIRQEIKEIENGKFSKKNNVLKNAPHSIDILTQNEWKYPYSREKAAYPLSWIKERKFWPSVNRVDDGYGDRNLICTCI; this is encoded by the coding sequence ATGAAAGAGGATGACGTTAGAAAAAAAAATTTTTATCATAGACATATAGGACCGTCTTGTAATGAAATTAATAATATGTTAAAAGAATTACAATATTCTTCTATTAAGAATTTTGTAAATCAAACTATTCCCAAACAAATCCGTTTAAAAAAAAAATTAAATCTTCCTAATTCTATTTCTGAATATCGATATTTAAATCACATTTATAGAATAAGTAAAAAAAATAAAACTTATCGTTCTTATATAGGATTAGGATATAAAAATACTATAACTCCAAGTGTTATTCAAAGAAATATTTTAGAAAATCCGAGTTGGTATACTCCATATACTCCTTATCAATCAGAAATATCTCAAGGACGTTTAGAAGCTTTAATCAATTTTCAAACTATGATTTCAGATTTAACCGGAATGAAAATCAGTAATGCTTCTATGTTAGATGAATCTACAGCTGCCGCTGATGCTATGTTCATGATTTATCATGAAAAAATAAAAAAAAATCAAATAGATAATGATTATCATTTTTTTATTTCGGATGAAATCCTTCCACAAACTTTTGCTGTTTTAAAAACAAGATGTTTTGGATTAGGAATCCATATTATAAATGATTCTCATAAAAATTTAAAAAGAAAATATAATAATAAAAAAATATTCGGATTAATAATATCTTATCCATCTAGTCTAGGAGAAATATATGATTATACTGAAACAGTTCAGTATGCAAAATGTCATAACATATCAATCATAGTTTCTACAGATCTTTTGTCTTTATCTCTGTTAAAACCCCCTGGAGAATGGGGTGCGGACGTAGTTATAGGATCCAGTCAGTCTTTTGGAATTCCTATGGGATATGGAGGGCCTCATGCTGCTTTTTTTTCTACTCATGAACAATATAAACGTTTTCTTCCAGGAAGAATTATAGGAATATCTGTAGATCGAAAAAATAAAAAAGCTTTTCGTATGGCTTTACAAACAAGAGAACAACATATTAAAAGAGAAAAAGCAACTTCTAACATCTGTACATCACAAGTACTTCCTGCTGTAATGGCTTCTATGTATGCTTTATATCACGGAAAAAAAGGATTAATAGAAATAGCAAAATGTATTCATGAATATACTAAAAAACTAGAATTTTTATTGATTAATAATATCAATCATCTTCTTCAAGTAAATACTTTTTACTTTGATACTCTTAGAATTAAAACAGATCTTATAAGTAAAATAAAAACAGTGTCAGAACGTAAAAAAACTAATTTTAGATATGTTAATAAAAATCATTTAACTATTACTTTAGATGAAACTACTTGTCAAGAAGATATAAATCATATTCTATCAATTTTTTACGAAGCATATAATCAAGATAAGAAAACACATAAAAAAATAAAATATCATACAAGTATTCATGATCAATATAGATTTCCTAGTTTTTTAGAAAGAACTTCTAATTTTTTAGAACATAAAGTTTTTCATAATTTTCATTCAGAAAACGAGCTCATACGTTATATCAAGAGATTAGAAAAAAAAGATATTTCCTTAATTCATTCTATGATTCCACTTGGATCATGTACTATGAAATTAAATGCTTCTTCTGAATTATTTTCTTTAAGTCAACATGAATGGAAAAATGTACATCCTTTTGTTCCTGAAAAACAAGCAATGGGGTATCATTTTGTTATTCGAAAATTAAAGAAATATTTAAAAGAAATTACTGGATTTTCTGGAGTTTCTTTACAACCAAATTCAGGAGCTCAAGGAGAATACGCTGGACTCATGGTTATAAAACATTATCATCATTCATTACAAGAACATCAAAGAAATATAGCTTTAATTCCTTCTTCTTCTCATGGAACGAATCCTGCATCAGCAAATATGGCCGGAATGAAAGTTATATTAATAGATACAACCAGTAATGGTTCTATTGATAAGAATGATTTATTAAAAAAAGTAAAGGAAAATAAAGATTTATTATCTGTATTAATGATCACTTATCCTTCCACTTATGGTATATATGAAAAAAATATTCAGGAAATTATAAATATCATTCATGAAAATGGAGGTCAAGTTTATATGGATGGGGCCAATATGAATGCTCAAGTAGGATTAATTAAACCCGCATATTTAGGTGTAGATGTTTGTCATCTTAATCTTCATAAAACCTTTGCGATTCCTCATGGAGGAGGAGGGCCTGGAATGGGTCCTATTTGTGTAGCTTCACATTTGAAACCTTTTTTACCCAATCATCCTTTTCCAAAAAGGAATAAAAAAAACGAAAAAATATTAACTATTTCCTCTTCTCCATATGGTTCTTCTTTAATTTTAACAATTTCTTATGCTTATATTCGTTTATTAGGCCCAGATGGGCTTAGAAAATGTACAGAAATATCTGTGTTGAATGCAAATTACATCAAAGAAAAATTGATGAAATTTTATAACATATTATATGTGGGAGAAAATAATACTGTGGCACATGAGTTTATTATAGATTGTCGAATTTTTAATAGACCTACGAATATAGGAGTTATAGATATAGCCAAAAGAATGATGGATTATGGATATCATGCTCCCACTATATCCTTTCCTGTAGAAGGATGTATGATGATAGAACCTACAGAAAGTGAATCTAAAGAAGAATTAGATCGTTTTATTGAAACTCTCATCAGTATAAGACAAGAAATTAAGGAAATTGAGAATGGAAAATTTTCCAAGAAAAATAATGTGTTAAAAAATGCTCCACATAGTATAGATATTTTGACTCAAAATGAATGGAAATATCCTTATAGTAGAGAAAAAGCAGCTTATCCTTTATCTTGGATTAAAGAAAGAAAATTTTGGCCATCAGTCAATCGTGTTGATGATGGATATGGAGACAGAAATTTAATATGTACATGTATATAA
- the tsaD gene encoding tRNA (adenosine(37)-N6)-threonylcarbamoyltransferase complex transferase subunit TsaD: protein MKKKTIILGIESSCDDTGVSIIQNRKVLSNIIIHQKIHSKYGGVVPELASRLHDQNITKAVQQAIFSAKIHRDRINAISFTLGPGLIGPLLVGASFAKSFSMGLEIPLLTVNHVQAHILSHFIQNANINNSYPNFPFLGLVISGGHTQIIKVNDFFQMEILGSTLDDSVGESLDKIARILGFYYPGGPMIEFFSKNGNQKKFIFSKPIVSGLDFSFSGFKSDVSQFIKKKLKKNTLFVKQNLSDICASIQNIIAEILLEKVEKAISQTGIFRIVLAGGVSANHEIRRLFMSLSKKNKKLEIFIPKKEYTTDNGAMIAITGLLKYERKLFDSIHITPYSKFKTFS, encoded by the coding sequence ATGAAAAAAAAAACAATAATTCTTGGGATAGAATCATCTTGTGATGATACAGGTGTTTCTATTATTCAAAATAGAAAAGTATTGTCCAATATTATAATTCATCAAAAAATTCATAGTAAATATGGAGGAGTTGTTCCTGAATTAGCTTCAAGATTACATGATCAAAATATCACAAAAGCAGTTCAACAAGCGATTTTTTCAGCAAAAATTCATAGAGACCGAATTAATGCTATATCTTTTACTTTAGGTCCAGGATTAATTGGTCCTTTATTAGTAGGAGCTTCTTTCGCAAAATCATTTTCCATGGGATTAGAGATTCCATTATTAACTGTAAATCATGTACAAGCTCACATACTCTCTCATTTTATACAAAATGCGAACATTAACAATTCTTATCCAAATTTTCCATTTTTAGGTTTGGTTATAAGTGGAGGTCATACTCAAATTATAAAAGTAAACGATTTTTTTCAAATGGAAATATTAGGATCTACTTTAGATGATTCTGTGGGAGAATCTTTAGATAAAATAGCTAGAATATTGGGATTTTATTATCCTGGTGGACCTATGATAGAGTTTTTTTCTAAAAATGGAAATCAAAAAAAATTTATTTTTTCAAAACCTATAGTCAGTGGACTAGACTTCAGTTTTAGTGGATTCAAAAGTGATGTATCACAATTTATAAAGAAAAAATTAAAGAAAAATACATTATTTGTAAAACAAAATTTATCTGACATTTGTGCTTCCATACAAAATATTATAGCAGAAATACTTTTAGAAAAAGTAGAAAAAGCTATTTCACAAACTGGTATTTTCAGAATAGTTTTAGCAGGAGGAGTATCTGCTAATCATGAAATCAGAAGATTATTTATGTCTTTGTCGAAAAAAAACAAAAAATTAGAAATTTTTATACCAAAAAAAGAATACACTACAGACAATGGGGCCATGATCGCCATAACAGGATTACTAAAATATGAAAGAAAATTATTTGATTCTATTCACATCACTCCATATTCCAAGTTTAAAACATTTTCATAA